One window of Centropristis striata isolate RG_2023a ecotype Rhode Island chromosome 21, C.striata_1.0, whole genome shotgun sequence genomic DNA carries:
- the LOC131959996 gene encoding zinc finger protein 502-like: MSKAQKLRSLVKQRLTAAAEEIFGLFETTIAEYEEELCRSKEENERKQKLLDAVLNPELLLDRADIQQVLMVKEDVPSDERQSNLDQEDQEPRNIKEEQEDLWTSQEGEQLQGLEEADIMFTSVPVKSEYNEEKPQSSWLCQRQTEQMENEDHGEDWGGPEAEPASCSDPNRHPVPDTFKTGDASETDASDDWKETREPQSGLNSLTDPQTSVSVSGFNFSVGEKLFSCSECGKRFGTKRSVRRHVRTHSQNKPYSCSVCKKSFSQSGSVQTHMRTHTGERPYSCSVCENRFSNKEHLEIHMRTHTENKPFSCSLCNRSFTQRGSLQTHMRVHTGEKLRLLRLSEIFYTEYKIFQPLRLKTVFLTEFVCREGFCYCVKMSKAQKLRSLVKQRLTAAAEEIFGLFETTIAEYEEELCRSKEENDRKQKLLDAVLNSQLQLQIEDVQQVLVVKEEDPHEEQDQNCSLDQEDEEEPEPRNIKKEEEELWTSQEGEQLQGLEGADVMFTPVPVKSEDDEEKPQSSQVYETQTEQMEDEADWAEDVSEPETDASDDWKETREPQSGLNSLENENKISVSGLRCSADEEQFSCTECGRGFRNKGNLSRHVRSHAGEKPFSCSICDEICSDKEHLQTHMRTHSEKRPFSCSICNKSFTQSGSVLLHMRIHTGEKPYSCLVCQKSFTQSGSLQTHMRIHTGEKPFSCSLCDKSYFRKEYLKAHMRSHTGEKPFSCSICEKRFFRKEHLKIHMKTHTEKSYSCSVCKKTFTQSGTLQLHMRTHTGEKPYNCSICQKSFTQSGSLKLHMRIHTGEKPFGCSLCDKSFLDKQYLEKHMRTHTGKKPFSCSVCKKSFAQNGTLQAHTRIHTGEKPFSCSVCQKAFRQSRTLQSHMRIHTGEKPFECSVCKNSFTQWGTLQAHMRIHTGEKPFSCSVCQKSFRQSRTLQRHMIIHTEEIPFSE, from the exons ATGTCTAAAGCTCAAAAGTTGAGATCGCTGGTGAAGCAGCGACTaactgcggctgctgaagagatatttgggctgtttgaaacgacgatagcagagtacgaggaggaactttgtcgttcaaaagaggaaaacgaaagaaaacagaaactcCTGGACGCTGTTTTAAACCCTGAGCTTCTATTAGACAGAGCAG ACATCCAGCAGGTGTTGATGGTTAAAGAGGATGTCCCCTCTGACGAGCGGCAATCCAATCTGGACCAGGAGGACCAAGAGCCTCGAAATAtcaaagaggaacaggaggaccTGTGGaccagtcaggagggagagcagcttcaaggcctggaggaggctgatatcatGTTTACTTCTGTCCCGGTGAAGAGTGAATATaatgaagagaaacctcagtcctcatGGCTTTGTCAAAGACAAACTGAACAGATGGAAAATGAAGATCATGGAGAGGACTGGGGAGGACCAGAAGCAGAACCAGCCAGCTGCTCAGATCCAAATAGACACCCAGTACCAGATACGTTCAAGACTGGAGATGCTTCTGAGACTGATGCCAGTGATGACTGGAAGGAGACCAGAGAACCTCAGTCAGGTTTAAACTCACTGACAGACCCCCAAACCTCAGTCTCTGTCAGTGGTTTTAACTTTAGTGTTGGTGAGAAACTatttagctgctctgagtgtgggaaaagatttggGACCAAGAGAAGTGTGAGGAGACATGTTAGAACTCATTCACAAAATAAACCTTACAGCTGCTCTGTCTGTAAGAAATCTTTTAGTCAGAGTGGCAGTGTACAGACCcacatgagaacccacactggagagagaccgtacagctgctcagtttgtgaaAATAGATTTTCTAATAAGGAGCATCTGGAGATACACATGAGAActcacacagaaaacaaacctttcagctgctcgcTCTGTAATAGATCTTTTACACAGAGAGGCAGTTTACAGACCCACATGAGAGTCCACACGGGAGAGAAACTCCGTCTGCTCCGTCTGTCAGAAATCTTTTACACAGAGTA TAAAATCTTTCAGCCACTCAGACT AAAAACGGTGTTTCTGACGGAGTTTGTGTGCAGAGAAGGTTTCTGTTATTGTGTGAAAATGTCTAAAGCTCAAAAGTTGAGATCGCTGGTGAAGCAGCGACTaactgcggctgctgaagagatatttgggctgtttgaaacgacgatagcagagtacgaggagGAACTTTGTCGTTCAAAAGAGGAAAACGATAGAAAACAGAAACTCCTGGACGCTGTTTTGAACTCTCAGCTTCAGTTACAGATAGAAG ACGTCCAGCAGGTGTTGGTGGTTAAAGAAGAGGATCCCCATGAAGAGCAGGATCAGAACTGCAGTCTGGATCAGGAGGACGAAGAGGAGCCAGAGCCCCGAAATATtaaaaaggaagaagaggaacTCTGGACtagtcaggagggagagcagcttcaagGCCTGGAGGGGGCTGATGTCATGTTTACTCCTGTCCCAGTGAAGAgtgaagatgatgaagagaaACCCCAGTCCTCACAGGTTTatgaaacacaaactgaacagatgGAAGATGAAGCTGATTGGGCTGAAGATGTgtctgaacctgagactgatgcCAGTGATGACTGGAAGGAGACCAGAGAACCTCAGTCAGGTTTGAACTCTTtggaaaatgagaataaaatctCTGTCAGCGGTTTGAGATGTAGTGCTGATGAGGAACAATTTAGCTGCACCGAGTGTGGGAGAGGATTCAGGAACAAGGGGAATCTGAGTAGACATGTGAGATCTCatgcaggagagaaacctttcagctgctcaattTGTGATGAAATATGTTCTGACAAGGAACATCTGCAGACACACATGAGAACTCATTCAGAAAAGAGACCATTCAGCTGCTCAATCTGTAATAAATCGTTTACACAGAGTGGAAGTGTGTTATtacacatgagaatccacacaggagagaaaccttacagctgctTGGTTTGTCAGAAATCTTTCACACAAAGTGGAAGTTTACAGACtcacatgagaatccacacgGGGGAGAAACCATTCAGCtgctcactttgtgataaaagttATTTTCGCAAGGAATACCTGAAGGCACACATGAGGagtcacacaggagagaaacctttcagctgctcaattTGCGAAAAAAGATTCTTTCGGAAGGAACATCTGAAAATACATATGAAAACTCATACAGAAAAATCTTACAGCTGCTCAGTCTGTAAGAAAACCTTTACACAGAGTGGAACTTTACAATTACACATGAGAACCCACacgggagagaaaccttacaacTGCTCCATCTGTCAGAAATCTTTCACACAAAGCGGCAGTTTAAAACTccacatgagaatccacacgGGAGAGAAACCATTCGGCTGCTCACTTTGTGACAAAAGCTTTTTAGACAAGCAATATCTGGAAAAACACATGAGAACTCACACGGGAAAGAAACCGTTCAGCTGCTCTGTTTGTAAGAAATCTTTTGCACAGAATGGAACTTTACAGGCGCACACGAGAATCCACACGGGAGAGAAACCGTTCAGTTGCTCTGTCTGTCAGAAAGCTTTCAGACAGAGTCGGACTTTACAGTCTCACATGAGGATCCACACGGGCGAGAAACCTTTCGAATGCTCCGTCTGTAAGAACTCTTTCACACAGTGGGGAACTTTACAGGCgcacatgagaatccacacgGGAGAGAAACCCTTCAGCTGCTCCGTCTGTCAGAAATCTTTTAGACAGAGTCGGACTTTACAGAGACACATGATAATCCACACAGAGGAGATTCCTTTCAGTGAGTGa
- the LOC131958983 gene encoding leucine zipper putative tumor suppressor 2 homolog, whose protein sequence is MAMVQALPISAEPHNPGLSGGPRRRHASGSSPPIPAPPSTLDPMGSVSSLIASRPGPYQDPRSVVELGARVRRPTPGAPCMPSESPLDSLLLQSLPPLKKQSSLTSSRAPEKESGNGNYTYLNEDYIGDWNDNHVTHASPGGDIDEIKGSGMNGNMGGPPPKLIPESGKLEKNMEKTVLRPTAFKPVIPKSRTSMQYLSPRHCANASESQNNLNLLSPTHVEASPSCSEKSSSYTSRIRNSGGGGGSQLTDSGRNSLSSLPAYSAGGYSLASGETAAGHLEPMKNAPPVSGHGHSNSDSGRSSSSKSTCSGSISGRGQPLSDCGSSGRSPGPVEGYEGVVRDLEDKLRERELELQQLRDNLDENEAAICQVYEEKQKRFELELEELRQGCATRMQVASQKAQRAQQVLQLQVYQLQQEKKKLQEDFAQLLKEREQLEERCTSYEHEKIQLGPRLEESKWEVCQKSGEISLLKQQLKEVQGELAQRVGEIVSLRGQLREARGELTNTQVLLQEANGTTRTRTLELEVCENELQRRKSEAELLREKVGRLEAEMAHLRDALASQGPGNRQCQVFQEAEEHLLAYESDEAKAQRQSSTEALQNMKTQMDRMRSELAFERQRAEQQTGGFEEERRIWQEEKDKVIRYQKQLQQNYVQMYRRNRELEQLLQELSHELESREEDEGSGNEINFDEIAATEI, encoded by the exons ATGGCGATGGTTCAGGCTCTGCCCATATCTGCTGAGCCCCACAACCCCGGCCTCAGCGGAGGACCCCGCAGGAGACACGCCTCCGGCTCCTCCCCGCCCATCCCCGCCCCGCCCTCCACTCTGGATCCTATGGGTTCTGTCAGCAGCCTCATCGCCTCCCGCCCCGGCCCCTACCAGGACCCCCGGTCCGTCGTTGAGCTGGGTGCCAGGGTCCGACGGCCCACCCCGGGCGCCCCCTGCATGCCCTCCGAGTCGCCCCTGGACTCCTTGTTACTGCAGAGCCTCCCGCCACTGAAGAAACAGAGCTCCCTGACGTCCAGCAGGGCTCCAGAGAAGGAGAGCGGGAACGGGAACTACACATATCTCAATGAGGACTATATAGGTGACTGGAATGATAATCATGTGACACATGCCAGCCCAGGAGGTGACATAGACGAGATTAAAGGATCTGGGATGAATGGGAATATGGGGGGACCTCCTCCAAAACTGATCCCGGAGTCAGGAAAACTGGAGAAG AACATGGAGAAAACAGTGCTGCGGCCCACTGCCTTCAAACCTGTCATTCCCAAGAGCCGTACCTCCATGCAGTACCTCTCCCCTCGCCACTGTGCCAACGCATCAGAAAGCCAAAACAACCTGAACCTGCTGAGCCCCACCCACGTAGAGGCGTCGCCCTCTTGCTCTGAGAAAAGCAGCTCGTATACTAGCAGGATCCGTAACAGCGGCGGTGGGGGCGGCAGCCAACTGACCGACTCCGGACGCAACTCCCTCTCCAGCCTGCCGGCATACAGCGCGGGCGGCTACAGTCTGGCATCAGGAGAGACCGCCGCGGGCCACCTGGAGCCCATGAAGAACGCCCCGCCCGTCAGCGGACACGGACACTCAAACTCGGACAGCGGGCGCTCGTCCTCCAGTAAGAGCACGTGCTCCGGCTCCATTAGCGGCCGAGGACAGCCTCTGTCGGACTGCGGGTCCAGCGGGCGCTCCCCGGGCCCCGTGGAGGGTTACGAGGGCGTGGTGAGGGACCTGGAGGACAaactgagggagagagagctggagctgcagcagctccgaGACAATCTGGATGAGAATGAAGCTGCAATTTGTCAG GTTTATGAGGAGAAGCAGAAGCGCTtcgagctggagctggaggagctgcgGCAGGGCTGCGCCACCAGGATGCAGGTCGCCTCACAGAAGGCCCAGCGTGCTCAGCAGGTGCTTCAGCTGCAG gtttatcagctgcagcaggagaagaagaagctgcaggaggacttCGCTCAGCTCCTGAAGGAGCgggagcagctggaggagcgCTGCACCTCCTATGAGCACGAGAAGATCCAGCTGGGGCCTCGACTGGAGGAGAGCAAGTGGGAG gtcTGTCAGAAGTCGGGGGAAATCTCGCTGTTGAAGCAGCAGCTGAAGGAGGTCCAGGGGGAGTTAGCCCAGCGTGTGGGAGAGATCGTCTCGCTGCGGGGTCAGCTCCGAGAGGCTCGCGGCGAGCTGACAAACACCCAggtcctgctgcaggaggccaACGGCACCACCCGCACACGAACCCTGGAGCTAGAGGTGTGCGAGAACGAGCTTCAGCGCCGCAAGAGCGAAGCGGAGCTGCTCAGAGAGAAGGTGGGACGCCTGGAGGCCGAGATGGCTCACCTCCGAGATGCTCTGGCCAGTCAGGGCCCGGGGAACAGACAGTGTCAGGTGTTCCAGGAGGCGGAGGAGCACCTGCTGGCGTATGAGAGCGACGAGGCGAAGGCGCAGCGGCAGAGCAGCACGGAGGCTCTGCAGAACATGAAGACGCAGATGGACAGGATGAGGTCCGAGCTGGCCTTCGAGCGCCAGCGGGCCGAGCAGCAGACGGGAGGCTTCGAGGAGGAGCGGCGGATATGGCAGGAGGAGAAGGACAAAGTGATCCGCTACCagaagcagctgcagcagaactATGTGCAGATGTACCGCAGGAACCGGGAGCtggagcagctgctgcaggagctcAGCCACGAACTGGAGAGCCGGGAAGAGGACGAGGGCAGCGGCAACGAGATCAACTTCGACGAGATCGCTGCGACGGAGATTTGA